A genomic segment from Thermostichus lividus PCC 6715 encodes:
- a CDS encoding FxLYD domain-containing protein → MYTGTYALAVIHRQTVGVRGMGLLQVEQIRETLQEVLSEHSVIVQVNQFRNQLNIILNKPPGTIAHYAALVDLLKSRLGQFHLDDIDRIKIIGRIQGSPKSDWEEVIDLRPTPLVSQPTYASSAPWVVAIAAGVVSLLVIFSYHMGQWQQQQRMQSLIGTASSRQTVTLTDYKWHIEGGAPFLVGVLKNYSEDSFRLVQADFELFDKGGQRVGQVSVQVYGLGPEETWHFREPVGNLQAVRARLLKLQSFL, encoded by the coding sequence GTGTACACTGGCACATATGCGTTAGCAGTCATCCACAGGCAAACGGTGGGGGTTCGGGGCATGGGGCTACTGCAAGTTGAGCAAATTCGCGAAACACTGCAAGAGGTATTGTCCGAGCATTCGGTGATTGTGCAAGTCAATCAGTTTCGCAACCAACTGAATATCATCCTCAACAAACCGCCGGGAACCATCGCCCACTATGCGGCCTTAGTGGACTTGCTCAAGTCGCGCTTAGGGCAGTTTCACCTCGACGACATTGACCGCATTAAAATTATTGGCCGCATCCAAGGGTCGCCCAAATCCGACTGGGAAGAGGTGATTGATCTGCGTCCCACGCCGCTGGTATCCCAACCCACCTATGCATCCTCAGCCCCTTGGGTGGTGGCGATCGCCGCTGGCGTTGTCAGCCTCCTCGTGATTTTTAGCTACCACATGGGACAATGGCAGCAGCAGCAGCGAATGCAGTCATTAATCGGCACAGCGTCCTCTCGTCAAACTGTCACGTTGACGGACTACAAGTGGCACATCGAGGGAGGGGCACCCTTCTTAGTTGGTGTCCTCAAAAATTACAGCGAAGACAGTTTTCGCCTTGTCCAAGCTGATTTTGAACTGTTTGACAAGGGAGGGCAGCGCGTGGGGCAAGTCTCTGTTCAGGTCTATGGTTTAGGCCCAGAGGAGACGTGGCATTTCCGTGAACCCGTGGGTAACCTACAGGCCGTGCGGGCACGGCTGCTAAAGCTGCAGTCGTTTCTCTAG
- the coaD gene encoding pantetheine-phosphate adenylyltransferase → MVAVYPGSFDPITFGHLDIIERGTRLFAEVIVAIAHNPQKKALFSVEQRIAQIRAATAHLVNVRVDTFDGLTVEYARSQQAKILLRGLRVLSDFEYELQMSHTNKSLWPEIETVFLTTSNEYSFLSSSLVKEIARFGGNVRHLVPATVAKDLEECFTQTLITSPQPPA, encoded by the coding sequence ATGGTTGCTGTTTACCCCGGAAGCTTTGACCCAATTACCTTCGGTCACCTTGATATTATTGAGCGGGGTACTCGCTTGTTTGCGGAGGTGATCGTGGCGATCGCCCACAATCCCCAAAAGAAAGCTCTTTTTAGTGTTGAGCAACGGATTGCCCAAATTCGTGCCGCAACCGCTCATCTGGTCAATGTGCGGGTCGATACCTTCGATGGCCTGACCGTTGAGTATGCGCGATCGCAACAGGCCAAGATACTCCTGCGCGGCCTGCGAGTGCTCTCAGATTTCGAGTATGAGTTACAAATGTCTCACACCAACAAAAGCCTATGGCCGGAGATTGAAACCGTGTTCCTCACGACATCAAATGAGTATAGTTTCTTAAGTAGTAGCCTAGTGAAAGAAATTGCCCGATTTGGTGGTAATGTTCGTCATCTTGTTCCAGCAACCGTTGCTAAGGACTTAGAAGAATGCTTTACTCAAACACTGATTACATCTCCACAACCACCGGCATGA
- a CDS encoding HAD family hydrolase, whose amino-acid sequence MTDLKALIFDVDGTLADTERDGHRLAFNKAFAAAGLDWEWDIPLYGQLLTVAGGKERMKYYLDRFRPDWPRPQNLDALIADLHKAKTRYYTELLAQGAIPLRPGVKRLLTEAREAGLRLAIATTTTPANVTALLQNALASDGVEWFELIAAGDMVPAKKPAPDIYLYALEHMRLSPQECLAFEDSANGIQAAAASDLATIITITDYTKDHDFRAAALVLDCLGEPDYPFRVLKGEVGWTTFVDVALLRSLHRQWLTMPATSRL is encoded by the coding sequence ATGACGGATCTCAAAGCCTTAATTTTTGATGTTGATGGTACCTTGGCAGATACCGAGCGGGATGGTCACCGCCTTGCCTTTAACAAAGCCTTTGCCGCTGCTGGGCTTGACTGGGAGTGGGATATCCCCCTCTACGGCCAACTGCTAACGGTTGCTGGCGGTAAGGAGCGGATGAAGTACTACTTGGATCGTTTTCGCCCCGATTGGCCGCGCCCCCAAAATCTTGATGCCCTGATTGCCGATCTCCATAAAGCCAAGACCCGCTACTATACCGAGCTACTTGCTCAGGGCGCGATTCCCCTAAGGCCGGGAGTGAAACGATTACTGACCGAAGCCCGTGAAGCGGGATTACGACTGGCGATCGCCACCACCACAACCCCCGCCAACGTCACAGCTCTGCTGCAAAATGCCCTTGCGAGCGATGGCGTAGAGTGGTTTGAACTTATTGCGGCTGGGGATATGGTACCCGCCAAAAAACCCGCACCGGATATTTATTTGTATGCCCTAGAGCACATGCGCTTGTCTCCCCAAGAGTGCCTTGCCTTTGAAGACTCTGCCAACGGTATCCAAGCAGCGGCGGCGAGCGATCTGGCCACCATCATTACCATCACCGACTACACCAAGGATCACGATTTTCGTGCCGCTGCCCTTGTGTTGGACTGTCTCGGAGAGCCAGACTACCCCTTCCGCGTACTGAAGGGCGAAGTAGGCTGGACCACCTTTGTCGATGTTGCCCTGTTGCGATCGCTCCACCGTCAATGGCTCACTATGCCAGCCACCAGCCGTCTATGA
- a CDS encoding ATP synthase F0 subunit B: MLYSNTDYISTTTGMTELPESATGSAPLLLLQQLQRLEELLILEGTKIPFTGRKLIDEEQLLTHLAQIEQAIPESVALAQRILNQRDDLLKQAQQRAQEIIRHAEQRAAQIADELRIRQQAELEAQKIRQQVQQEVELMRQRAIEEMNLLRQNTEKELAHLRQMTRHECQERQQEADTYAERTLGEMERQFKEMLAVIQNGRQYLKQHQASRSS; the protein is encoded by the coding sequence ATGCTTTACTCAAACACTGATTACATCTCCACAACCACCGGCATGACAGAGCTACCGGAGAGTGCAACCGGTTCGGCTCCCCTCCTCCTGCTACAGCAGTTGCAACGATTGGAAGAACTCCTGATTCTGGAAGGGACAAAAATCCCCTTCACTGGACGAAAACTCATTGACGAAGAGCAACTCCTCACCCATCTGGCTCAGATTGAGCAGGCAATTCCTGAATCCGTGGCCTTGGCACAGCGCATCCTCAACCAGCGGGATGATCTGCTCAAGCAAGCCCAGCAGCGGGCACAGGAGATCATTCGCCATGCCGAACAACGCGCTGCCCAAATTGCCGATGAACTGCGGATTCGCCAACAGGCGGAATTAGAGGCGCAAAAAATTCGCCAGCAAGTCCAGCAGGAGGTCGAGCTAATGCGACAGCGGGCGATCGAAGAGATGAATTTACTCCGGCAAAATACGGAAAAAGAACTGGCGCATCTACGGCAAATGACCCGCCACGAGTGTCAAGAGCGGCAGCAGGAAGCAGATACCTATGCCGAACGCACCCTAGGGGAAATGGAGCGTCAATTTAAGGAGATGCTGGCCGTGATTCAGAATGGTCGCCAGTACCTCAAACAACATCAGGCCTCGCGATCGTCCTAG
- a CDS encoding TolB family protein yields the protein MGCQDLQGFVPPPVNQGAGFNSTAADEAPSLSADGRYLAFGSDRQGQRNLYLYDLQERRFVDLPNLNRPNSSQEQPSLSANGRFIAYISTERGRPDVFVYDRQTQRPQLLSQAVRGICRHPSISGDGRYVAYQTSERGQWNIEIYDRGSP from the coding sequence ATGGGCTGTCAGGATCTACAGGGGTTTGTGCCGCCACCGGTGAACCAAGGGGCAGGATTTAACAGTACCGCTGCGGATGAAGCCCCTTCCCTGAGTGCCGATGGGCGCTATTTGGCCTTTGGCAGCGATCGCCAAGGGCAGCGGAACCTCTACCTGTACGATTTACAGGAGCGCCGTTTTGTGGATCTTCCGAACCTGAATCGCCCGAACTCCAGCCAAGAGCAACCCAGCCTCAGTGCCAATGGTCGCTTTATTGCTTATATTTCCACCGAACGGGGGCGACCCGATGTCTTTGTCTACGATCGCCAGACCCAGCGGCCTCAGCTTCTAAGCCAAGCTGTGCGGGGGATTTGTCGGCACCCAAGCATCAGTGGCGATGGCCGCTATGTTGCCTATCAAACCAGTGAGCGGGGGCAATGGAACATTGAAATTTACGATCGCGGCAGCCCCTAG
- a CDS encoding lysophospholipid acyltransferase family protein, which translates to MFSVFHPPQPHISPILTPLMYWVAGDLVLQRYFRAIDVDGQHHIPRSGPVILAPTHRSRWDALIIPYVAGRRLMGRDLYFMVSHDEMLGLQGWVIGQCGGFPVNTQAPAVSALRTGVELLLQGQALVVFPEGNIFRTPEIQPLKPGLARLAFQAAQRCTAVTIVPILLTYSQPYPRWSSHVNVVIGAPLTTANYPLDQPKLSAQQLTADLFAALQRLQHRQRHLCSV; encoded by the coding sequence ATGTTTAGCGTGTTCCATCCCCCTCAGCCTCACATTTCACCCATTTTGACCCCCCTGATGTATTGGGTGGCGGGTGATTTAGTCTTGCAACGCTACTTTCGCGCTATTGACGTGGACGGACAACACCATATCCCTCGATCTGGGCCGGTTATCCTAGCCCCGACCCATCGTTCTCGTTGGGATGCCTTGATTATTCCCTATGTTGCTGGGCGACGGCTAATGGGGCGAGATTTATACTTTATGGTGTCTCACGATGAGATGCTGGGGCTCCAAGGCTGGGTCATTGGCCAATGCGGTGGTTTTCCAGTGAATACCCAAGCGCCAGCCGTCAGCGCACTACGCACTGGGGTTGAACTCTTGTTGCAAGGGCAGGCACTCGTTGTTTTCCCAGAGGGCAATATTTTCCGTACCCCTGAGATTCAGCCCCTCAAGCCCGGTCTGGCTCGTCTAGCGTTCCAAGCCGCTCAGCGATGCACTGCTGTGACCATTGTCCCCATTTTGCTGACCTACAGCCAGCCCTATCCTCGCTGGAGTAGCCACGTCAACGTAGTCATTGGCGCCCCTTTAACCACGGCAAACTATCCCCTAGATCAACCGAAATTATCGGCACAACAGTTGACAGCGGATTTGTTTGCTGCGTTACAACGCCTACAGCATCGGCAGCGCCACCTCTGCTCCGTCTAG
- a CDS encoding RecQ family ATP-dependent DNA helicase, with protein MSEVTLAQVHQALQRYWGYTALRSPQGDVITALLERRDVVVVLPTGAGKSLCFQLPALLQEGITLVISPLLALMENQVADLRQRGLKAAAYHSELSTYQRRQVLRQVEQQQLRLLYLSPESLFSSAVWQCLCAPALRLNGLIVDEAHCLVQWGDRFRPSYRRLGTVRPEIARLKPEHPRIGLAAFTATADPSSQRVLIEVLGLDTPAQIRHSPYRPNLHLRVHSVWSRGYRRHCLRHFVQQKGRTSGLIYARTRRDTETLAAWLQHHGYTTAAYHGGLPAPERRRIETAWLQGTLPFVICTSAFGMGVNKPDVRWICHYQPPLQLSEYLQEVGRAGRDGQPAVALTLVSDRWGLDRDDQQRWQFFERQSQDIQRQAMAQATKLPRQGNLNALRSTVANLELTLALLHQQGALQWQDPFHFQLRQIAPNVVPPNREDPESRRMQEFLRYKGCRWQFLLRAFGFTQEAQTCRCGHCDRCNS; from the coding sequence ATGTCAGAGGTGACTTTGGCGCAAGTCCACCAAGCACTACAACGCTACTGGGGCTACACCGCTTTGCGATCGCCTCAGGGGGATGTGATCACTGCACTGCTAGAGCGGCGAGATGTGGTGGTCGTGCTGCCGACTGGTGCAGGCAAGAGTCTATGCTTTCAGCTCCCAGCATTGCTCCAGGAAGGGATCACCCTTGTGATTTCTCCGTTGCTGGCTCTTATGGAAAACCAAGTGGCAGACCTGCGGCAGCGGGGTCTGAAGGCAGCGGCCTACCACAGCGAGTTATCGACCTACCAGCGACGGCAGGTGTTACGGCAGGTTGAGCAGCAGCAGTTGCGGTTACTCTATCTTTCGCCGGAGTCTCTCTTTAGTTCTGCGGTGTGGCAATGCCTGTGCGCCCCAGCCTTGCGGCTAAATGGCTTAATTGTGGATGAAGCCCATTGCCTTGTTCAGTGGGGCGATCGCTTTCGCCCAAGCTATCGGCGCTTAGGCACCGTTCGGCCGGAAATTGCCCGCCTCAAACCCGAGCACCCCCGTATTGGCCTTGCGGCTTTTACCGCCACCGCTGATCCCAGCAGCCAGCGCGTCCTCATCGAGGTTTTGGGCTTAGACACGCCAGCGCAGATCCGGCACAGCCCCTACCGCCCCAATCTGCACCTGCGGGTACACAGCGTCTGGAGTCGAGGGTACCGCCGCCACTGTTTACGCCACTTTGTCCAGCAGAAGGGGCGCACCTCAGGTTTGATCTATGCCCGCACCCGCCGCGACACAGAAACCCTCGCAGCATGGTTGCAGCACCACGGATATACCACCGCCGCTTACCATGGCGGCCTGCCCGCACCGGAGCGTCGCCGCATTGAAACCGCTTGGCTGCAGGGCACCCTACCCTTTGTGATCTGCACCAGTGCCTTTGGTATGGGGGTGAACAAACCGGATGTGCGCTGGATTTGCCACTATCAACCTCCCCTACAACTCAGTGAATACCTCCAAGAAGTGGGGCGCGCCGGTCGTGATGGCCAACCGGCAGTGGCGCTGACCTTGGTGAGCGATCGCTGGGGACTAGATCGCGACGATCAGCAACGGTGGCAGTTTTTCGAGCGCCAGAGCCAAGACATTCAGCGGCAGGCCATGGCACAAGCCACAAAACTTCCTCGCCAAGGCAACCTGAATGCGCTGCGATCAACCGTTGCCAATTTGGAGCTGACCCTTGCCTTGCTCCACCAACAGGGGGCACTCCAGTGGCAGGATCCGTTTCATTTCCAACTGCGGCAAATTGCCCCCAATGTTGTGCCCCCCAACCGCGAGGATCCTGAAAGCCGCCGTATGCAGGAGTTTCTTAGGTATAAAGGCTGTCGTTGGCAGTTCCTACTGCGCGCCTTTGGATTTACCCAAGAAGCCCAAACCTGCCGCTGTGGCCACTGCGATCGCTGCAATAGCTAG
- a CDS encoding HD domain-containing phosphohydrolase: MITTPFERETLGKNTQQLVDQLLEIGLALSATESLDELLHLILTKSREISFSDAGTIFLVKAEAEPAVLEFKAAQNDSVVLPDHVQQYTVPLTAQSLVGYAALKAESLNIADVYALSGSETYQFNRFFDESFNYRTCSVLVVPMQNISGQVIGVLQLINRKRQQNAILTPATARDLTQPYSPWEEHIVRALASQAAVIIERNHLLKSIEQLFEGFVTASVQAIEARDPTTAGHSERVAALTVRLAEITNATTHGVFRECYFSDRQLQEIRYAALLHDFGKIGVPEAILNKQKKIFPEHLEVMRQRFALVRRTLEMETAQAKVNYLISHPHTPHSGEHPCDHCAFFRHLDSELQQRLHLLESYWHTLEQANEPRVLDEEPLARLQDMTHFYYKGIDGQLYPLITASELEQLLVRRGSLTQAERQMIESHVTHTYEFLSRIPWTQHLKNVPIIAYGHHERLDGGGYPRGIGAADIPLQTQMLAIADIYDALTASDRPYKKSLPVETALSILRQEADEFKINADLVELFTQQQVFRVLGHEA, encoded by the coding sequence ATGATTACCACGCCCTTTGAACGTGAAACGTTAGGTAAAAACACTCAGCAACTTGTAGATCAACTATTGGAGATTGGGCTTGCCCTCTCAGCCACAGAATCCTTAGACGAGTTATTGCATTTGATTCTTACGAAAAGTCGTGAGATAAGCTTCAGTGATGCGGGCACTATTTTTCTGGTGAAGGCAGAGGCAGAGCCAGCGGTCTTAGAATTCAAGGCGGCACAAAATGACAGTGTAGTCCTCCCTGACCATGTCCAGCAGTACACCGTTCCTCTGACAGCCCAAAGCTTGGTGGGCTATGCCGCCCTGAAGGCAGAGTCGCTGAATATTGCTGATGTGTATGCCCTGTCAGGCAGTGAAACCTACCAGTTTAATCGTTTTTTTGATGAGTCCTTTAACTACCGCACCTGTTCGGTTCTGGTGGTGCCGATGCAGAATATCAGTGGCCAAGTGATTGGGGTTTTGCAGCTCATTAATCGTAAACGCCAGCAGAACGCTATTTTAACCCCTGCGACTGCCCGAGACCTCACTCAGCCTTACAGCCCATGGGAAGAACATATTGTCCGGGCACTGGCCAGTCAAGCTGCGGTGATTATTGAGCGCAACCATCTTCTTAAAAGTATTGAACAGTTATTTGAAGGCTTTGTGACTGCCTCAGTACAGGCAATTGAAGCCCGAGATCCAACGACAGCAGGCCATTCAGAGCGCGTAGCAGCACTAACCGTGCGCCTAGCAGAAATCACAAATGCAACCACCCACGGGGTCTTTCGGGAGTGCTATTTTAGCGATCGCCAACTTCAGGAAATTCGCTACGCTGCGCTACTCCACGATTTTGGCAAGATAGGCGTTCCCGAAGCGATCCTCAATAAACAAAAGAAAATTTTTCCAGAACACCTTGAAGTCATGCGGCAGCGATTTGCCTTGGTTCGCCGCACCTTGGAAATGGAAACAGCTCAAGCAAAGGTGAACTATCTGATCTCGCATCCTCACACGCCCCACAGCGGCGAGCATCCCTGTGATCACTGTGCATTTTTCCGGCACCTCGACAGCGAATTACAGCAGCGCCTGCACCTCCTAGAATCTTACTGGCATACCCTCGAACAGGCCAATGAACCGCGAGTGCTTGACGAGGAACCCCTTGCCCGCCTTCAGGACATGACCCATTTCTACTACAAGGGGATTGATGGCCAGCTGTACCCCCTGATTACGGCCTCGGAACTTGAACAATTACTGGTGCGCCGTGGCAGCTTGACCCAAGCGGAGCGTCAGATGATTGAGTCTCACGTCACCCATACCTATGAGTTTTTGTCACGCATTCCTTGGACCCAGCACCTCAAAAACGTGCCAATTATTGCCTATGGCCACCATGAACGGCTCGATGGCGGCGGCTATCCGCGGGGAATTGGAGCAGCAGACATTCCGTTACAAACCCAAATGTTGGCGATCGCCGATATCTATGATGCCCTCACTGCTAGCGATCGCCCCTACAAAAAAAGCTTACCCGTTGAAACCGCTTTAAGCATTTTGCGTCAAGAAGCCGACGAGTTCAAAATTAATGCCGACCTAGTAGAACTCTTTACCCAACAGCAGGTGTTTCGTGTTTTGGGGCATGAGGCTTAG
- a CDS encoding DUF2808 domain-containing protein produces the protein MRRFLPALVLLSCAVSVAMPALVHAQVNQGFTFTWGDGPSGRQQLQYHLENGTPGFMGDRYWLRLGQQKVAINRINITYPDYYSGIIDPSGIEVRIGGNRSNNFFQFRRDPGKKIELAEVSLDRDNRVIDIVPAEVIPAGTTVQVILNNVRNPNNGGMYYFNARIGSPGDIPLMRYIGTWVLSIARN, from the coding sequence ATGCGGCGTTTCCTTCCGGCGTTAGTGCTGCTCAGTTGTGCAGTTAGCGTTGCCATGCCTGCCCTTGTCCATGCCCAAGTGAACCAAGGGTTTACCTTTACCTGGGGCGACGGGCCGAGCGGGCGGCAGCAATTGCAGTACCATCTGGAGAATGGCACACCGGGGTTTATGGGCGATCGCTACTGGCTACGCCTTGGGCAGCAAAAGGTTGCCATCAACCGCATCAATATCACCTACCCCGATTACTACAGTGGCATTATCGATCCCAGCGGCATTGAAGTTAGGATTGGCGGCAATCGCAGTAATAACTTTTTCCAGTTTCGCCGCGATCCCGGCAAAAAAATTGAACTTGCCGAGGTGTCTCTTGATCGCGATAACCGAGTCATTGATATTGTGCCTGCGGAAGTTATTCCTGCCGGTACAACGGTTCAAGTCATTCTCAACAATGTGCGTAACCCTAACAATGGCGGGATGTACTACTTCAACGCCCGCATTGGCTCACCGGGGGATATTCCGTTGATGCGCTACATCGGGACTTGGGTGCTGAGTATTGCCCGCAATTAA
- a CDS encoding mechanosensitive ion channel translates to MRQETSLVDRLIPDDLGLLLSQLIGAIALLILGWLIATLVATGVKQLLNRTGLDNRLTEWVSGEAHERPTIPIEVWISRITFWVIMLLAIIAALNALNLTEVSRPLNKFLEEITGFLPRIGSAIGLSILAWIIATIVKTIVIRLAESLNLDQKLTETTTTAATPPENVFKLSRTLGNVLYWFVFLFFLPTILGVLNLEGPLAPIQNLLDELLSALPKVLKAIIIAGVGWLIARVVKGLVTNLLAAAGADRLVRRLPLQGSQYSISGLLGIVAYVLILIPTAIAALEALEIRAITVPAVNMLNQILAAVPQIFAAIVILIIAFLVGQFVQSLVTNFLTSLGFDNVFQWLGLPIAVAGSAGSEAAPDTPESSATVTYTPSQFVGVVALVGIMLFAAVAATNVLGFVELTQIVTDLMRILGQVIAGLVVFAIGLYFANLAFNVIRHTGGRSGLILAQAARISIIILVAAMSLQQMGIAPNIINLAFGLLMGSIAVAIAIAFGFGGRELAAEKLRHWLEVFQQRDPSN, encoded by the coding sequence ATGAGACAGGAAACTAGTCTTGTTGATCGTCTGATTCCTGATGATCTGGGGCTGCTTTTAAGCCAATTGATCGGTGCGATCGCCCTTTTAATTTTAGGCTGGCTAATTGCAACCTTAGTCGCAACGGGGGTTAAACAACTGCTGAATCGCACTGGTCTTGATAATCGCCTAACAGAGTGGGTGAGTGGCGAAGCACACGAGAGGCCTACCATTCCAATTGAAGTGTGGATCAGCAGGATTACCTTTTGGGTGATCATGCTCTTGGCAATTATTGCTGCTCTCAATGCCCTCAATCTCACCGAAGTTTCTCGCCCTCTCAATAAGTTCTTAGAAGAAATTACGGGATTTTTACCTCGGATTGGTTCCGCCATTGGCCTTAGCATTTTGGCTTGGATCATTGCTACCATTGTCAAAACTATTGTGATTCGTCTGGCTGAGTCCCTAAACCTAGATCAAAAGCTAACAGAAACAACAACTACAGCGGCAACTCCTCCAGAGAATGTCTTTAAGCTCAGCCGTACTCTAGGTAACGTGCTCTATTGGTTTGTCTTTTTATTTTTCTTGCCAACTATTTTAGGCGTTTTGAATCTAGAAGGCCCGCTTGCACCCATCCAGAACTTGCTAGATGAATTACTCTCTGCTTTGCCTAAGGTTCTCAAGGCAATCATCATTGCCGGTGTGGGTTGGTTGATTGCTCGGGTTGTCAAAGGTTTAGTGACTAATCTTTTAGCCGCTGCTGGTGCTGATCGCTTGGTGCGCCGCCTCCCCCTCCAAGGAAGTCAGTATTCCATTTCGGGACTCTTAGGAATTGTGGCCTATGTTTTGATTTTGATTCCAACTGCGATTGCAGCTTTGGAAGCCTTAGAAATTCGGGCAATTACAGTTCCAGCAGTCAATATGCTAAATCAAATTTTGGCTGCGGTGCCCCAGATCTTTGCCGCTATCGTAATTTTGATTATTGCCTTTCTTGTGGGTCAATTTGTTCAATCTCTCGTCACTAACTTTTTAACAAGCCTAGGATTTGACAATGTTTTTCAGTGGTTGGGGTTACCCATCGCTGTTGCAGGGTCAGCTGGGTCTGAGGCAGCTCCCGACACGCCAGAGAGTTCGGCTACGGTGACCTATACTCCCTCCCAATTTGTTGGGGTGGTAGCCTTGGTTGGCATCATGCTCTTTGCGGCTGTAGCAGCCACTAATGTACTTGGCTTTGTCGAGCTGACACAGATTGTAACTGATCTGATGCGTATCTTGGGGCAGGTCATTGCTGGGTTAGTGGTTTTTGCGATTGGCCTCTATTTTGCTAATCTTGCCTTTAATGTGATTCGGCACACCGGCGGACGTAGTGGCCTCATTCTCGCCCAAGCTGCACGCATCTCCATCATTATTTTGGTGGCAGCGATGTCTTTACAACAGATGGGAATTGCGCCAAATATTATTAACCTAGCCTTTGGTTTGTTGATGGGTTCTATAGCAGTCGCTATTGCCATTGCGTTTGGTTTTGGTGGCCGGGAATTGGCTGCTGAAAAGTTACGCCATTGGCTTGAGGTTTTTCAGCAAAGGGATCCGTCTAACTAA
- a CDS encoding alpha-E domain-containing protein yields the protein MLSRVADAVYWLNRYIERAENIARFVDVNLNMLLDLPTNPGGQWEPLVLTTGDLPFFQEHYGAPTADNVIHFLTFDASYPNSIVSCIRAARENATSIREVISSEMWQQVNAFYTLVREAAQAPEQVEIARFLERVKQASHLFAGVMDSTMSHNEAWHFGQMGRLLERADKTSRILDVKYYLLLPSVEDVGSPIDELGWIALLKSASAYEMYRKRGLHRITPAGVAEFLILDAEFPRAIRFCLLQVEKSLYKITGTPLGSWHNRVERHLGRLRSQLDYLTIEEIIRQGMHEFLDSLQQHMNEVDAEIFQTFFTLEPIKAR from the coding sequence ATGCTAAGTCGTGTTGCCGATGCCGTCTATTGGCTCAACCGCTACATTGAGCGGGCGGAAAATATTGCCCGGTTTGTGGATGTCAACCTGAATATGCTCCTCGACCTGCCAACGAACCCAGGCGGACAGTGGGAGCCGCTGGTGTTGACTACCGGCGACTTACCCTTTTTTCAGGAGCACTACGGCGCCCCTACCGCTGATAATGTCATCCATTTTCTGACCTTTGATGCCAGCTACCCTAACTCCATTGTCTCCTGCATTCGAGCGGCGCGGGAAAATGCTACCTCGATTCGCGAAGTTATCTCCTCGGAAATGTGGCAACAGGTCAACGCCTTTTACACCCTAGTGCGCGAAGCAGCCCAAGCCCCTGAACAGGTGGAGATAGCTAGATTTCTGGAGCGCGTGAAACAGGCCAGTCACCTGTTTGCTGGGGTGATGGATAGTACCATGAGCCACAATGAAGCTTGGCATTTTGGCCAAATGGGACGGCTATTAGAGCGTGCCGATAAAACCTCCCGTATTCTAGATGTCAAATATTACCTGCTGTTGCCATCAGTGGAGGATGTTGGCAGCCCCATCGACGAGTTAGGCTGGATTGCCCTCCTGAAATCTGCCAGTGCCTACGAAATGTACCGCAAACGTGGCCTACACCGCATTACCCCTGCGGGGGTCGCAGAGTTTTTGATTTTGGATGCCGAATTTCCGCGGGCAATTCGCTTCTGCCTCTTACAGGTGGAAAAGTCCCTCTACAAAATTACGGGCACCCCCCTTGGGAGTTGGCATAACCGCGTTGAGCGCCACCTTGGACGCTTGCGATCTCAGTTGGACTACCTCACCATTGAAGAGATCATTCGCCAAGGCATGCACGAGTTTTTAGATAGTTTGCAGCAACACATGAATGAAGTGGATGCAGAGATTTTTCAAACCTTTTTTACCTTGGAGCCGATCAAGGCTCGCTAA
- a CDS encoding peroxiredoxin, whose product MSLKLGDVVPNFTQASSMGEINFYDWAGDSWVVLFSHPADYTPVCTTELGEVARLRSEFEKRNVKTLALSVDSVESHLGWIKDIEEVNNVKVDYPILADEDKKVSELYDMIHPNSLNNLTVRTVFIIDPQKKLRLTLTYPASTGRNFAEILRVIDSLQLTDNYSVATPVNWQDGQECVIVPSINDEEAKEKFPKGFNTVKPYLRLTPQPNK is encoded by the coding sequence ATGAGCCTAAAACTTGGGGATGTCGTACCGAACTTTACTCAAGCCTCCTCAATGGGGGAGATTAACTTCTACGATTGGGCGGGTGATAGCTGGGTTGTTTTGTTTTCGCACCCTGCAGATTACACCCCCGTCTGTACGACGGAACTGGGTGAGGTGGCACGGTTGCGCTCAGAGTTTGAGAAACGCAATGTGAAAACGCTTGCCCTGAGCGTTGATAGTGTTGAATCTCACTTGGGTTGGATCAAGGATATTGAAGAGGTCAATAACGTTAAGGTTGATTACCCGATCTTGGCAGACGAAGATAAAAAAGTCTCCGAGCTGTACGACATGATCCATCCTAACTCCCTCAACAACTTAACGGTGCGCACCGTTTTTATCATTGATCCCCAGAAAAAACTGCGCTTAACCCTCACCTATCCCGCGAGTACTGGCCGCAACTTTGCTGAAATTCTGCGGGTGATTGACTCACTGCAACTCACCGACAATTACAGTGTGGCAACCCCAGTGAATTGGCAAGACGGGCAGGAGTGTGTGATTGTGCCCTCAATCAACGATGAAGAAGCCAAGGAAAAATTTCCCAAGGGCTTCAATACTGTTAAGCCTTATTTGCGGCTGACTCCTCAGCCCAATAAATAG